In Streptomyces sp. P3, one DNA window encodes the following:
- the cobT gene encoding nicotinate-nucleotide--dimethylbenzimidazole phosphoribosyltransferase, translating into MTDTGQVPGEALPERAGMVEQPGAPAHGAYTYLSETTAEDADLLLLPGAQSAWGNEVAPPAPEPVVEAVHEPGPHETDGRDSGSVDLSAVRLPGASAPQAAPRRPLHLGPPIPDASASPVRSLADRGPAGAPVRQPGPSASGPEYLDVPQLREMPLQGASPWGTAQATAQAPAASGATTAEPVVPAPVAAQQQGEPAGVAQAVVTRVATEAIAATAPQEPQEPQEPQEPQAELAAEPEGASPEPPSTGTYGVVDPGELLGAAMMAEAGQDLAEAADALVPGGDQPVDAPAEPPASLPADEDAPAASRTPEAFEPAGHSAAEAVEPAEPVEAEAPDAAEAGPVVEAAQEPEAQPQAQAQVEASDADARPGEAPAPAPQTAAEPVPVADAPPGPEVGPADEPAPATEPGAALGAEPEAAEAPQPDEAMTGGMTEEAAEAPEPAASAPKAPESAHVPNTDADTDAVAVAEQFVPQTEPASAEEQPVEPAPDAGPAPQSETRPTADAESESSPTPEPVVPVAAHLADPASPAPDALQPAPAHGESPQAGPEASVTPETPPAEPQPEAGPEPGLDDVAQSRPGPDPKTTAVSERPAEAPLASAAAPEPLTFLAEAVPAPRPVPSAPGDATGADLAAAAPQGPRPAPELPETDQAVHRAQEAVPGHAVPEPAPQPSLGQFVPVEGEVPTPAHLAPTPPRLLVLPPEEQPVAEPAPETATEAASEARPAVEAAAGLPAATVPAPRETAPGESGPAPAAQDTPDARRETGVAASGAVDPDVVQSPEDLETRAAEQDDDPAADGVRRVSAGPAAPGYDDAEREAVLKVMRERRDIRNGFRDDPIPHEVLLRVLEAAHTAPSVGHSQPWDFVVIRSADTRRAMHELAVRQRDAYAKSLPKGRAKQFKELKIEAILDTPVNIVVTADPTRGGRHTLGRHTQPQMAPYSSALAVENLWLAARAEGLGVGWVSFFDEREMVRALGLPEHLEVVAYLCVGYVDEFPDEPELMQAGWAKRRPLSWVVHEETYGRRALPGEDPHDLLAETVASVRPLDAKALGEAWERQKRMTKPPGSLGMLEIISAQLSGLSRQCPPPIPEPAAVAIFAGDHGVHAQGVTPWPQEVTAQMVANFLGGGAVCNAFASQVGAEVCVVDVGVAAELPATPGLLPRKVRAGTSDMTTGPAMTREEAKQAIEVGIETARDLVAAGNKALLTGEMGIANTTASAALISVFTGADPAEVTGRGTGINDETLARKTEVVRRALDFHQPDPADPIGVLAAIGGFEHAAMVGLLLGGASLRTPVILDGVSAGAAALVARAIAPEVLAACIAGHRSAEPGHVAALNKLGLRPLVDLDLRLGEGTGALLALPLVQSTARAMHEVATFDSAGVTEK; encoded by the coding sequence ATGACCGACACCGGCCAGGTCCCGGGCGAGGCGCTGCCGGAGAGGGCAGGCATGGTGGAGCAGCCGGGCGCCCCCGCGCACGGTGCGTACACCTACCTCTCCGAGACCACCGCCGAGGACGCAGACCTGTTGCTGCTGCCGGGCGCCCAGAGCGCGTGGGGCAACGAAGTGGCCCCGCCCGCCCCGGAACCGGTGGTCGAGGCGGTCCACGAGCCCGGCCCGCACGAGACGGACGGCCGCGACAGCGGCTCGGTCGACCTCAGCGCCGTCCGTCTGCCCGGCGCGTCGGCGCCCCAGGCGGCCCCGCGCCGCCCACTGCACCTCGGCCCGCCGATCCCGGACGCCTCCGCCAGCCCGGTCCGCTCACTGGCCGACCGCGGCCCCGCGGGCGCGCCGGTCCGCCAGCCCGGCCCCTCCGCCTCCGGACCCGAGTACCTCGACGTGCCGCAACTGCGCGAGATGCCGCTGCAGGGCGCGTCCCCCTGGGGCACCGCGCAGGCCACGGCCCAGGCGCCGGCCGCCTCCGGGGCGACCACCGCGGAGCCGGTCGTGCCGGCCCCGGTCGCGGCGCAGCAGCAGGGCGAACCGGCGGGCGTGGCCCAGGCCGTGGTGACCCGGGTGGCGACCGAGGCGATCGCCGCTACCGCCCCGCAGGAGCCGCAGGAGCCGCAGGAGCCGCAGGAGCCGCAGGCCGAGCTCGCGGCCGAACCCGAAGGCGCCTCGCCGGAGCCGCCGTCCACCGGGACGTACGGCGTCGTCGACCCCGGTGAACTGCTGGGCGCCGCCATGATGGCGGAGGCCGGACAGGACCTGGCCGAGGCCGCGGACGCGCTTGTGCCCGGCGGCGACCAGCCGGTGGACGCCCCCGCCGAGCCGCCGGCGTCGCTGCCCGCGGACGAGGACGCCCCGGCGGCTTCCCGGACGCCGGAAGCCTTTGAACCGGCTGGACACAGCGCCGCCGAGGCGGTCGAGCCCGCCGAGCCCGTGGAGGCGGAGGCGCCGGACGCGGCCGAGGCGGGCCCCGTGGTGGAAGCCGCCCAGGAGCCCGAGGCCCAGCCGCAGGCCCAGGCCCAGGTTGAGGCATCGGACGCGGACGCCCGTCCCGGCGAGGCGCCTGCCCCGGCTCCGCAGACGGCGGCCGAACCCGTACCGGTCGCCGACGCGCCTCCCGGCCCGGAGGTCGGGCCGGCCGACGAGCCCGCCCCGGCCACGGAACCCGGAGCCGCCCTGGGCGCAGAGCCCGAAGCGGCCGAGGCTCCGCAGCCCGACGAAGCCATGACCGGGGGCATGACCGAGGAAGCGGCCGAAGCGCCTGAGCCGGCGGCGTCCGCCCCGAAGGCCCCGGAATCCGCGCACGTTCCGAACACCGACGCCGACACCGACGCCGTTGCCGTCGCCGAGCAGTTCGTCCCGCAGACCGAGCCCGCGTCCGCCGAGGAGCAGCCCGTCGAACCGGCCCCCGACGCCGGGCCCGCGCCGCAGTCGGAGACCCGGCCGACGGCGGACGCGGAGTCGGAGAGTTCACCCACGCCCGAGCCTGTTGTCCCGGTCGCCGCTCACCTCGCGGATCCGGCATCCCCCGCTCCGGACGCCCTGCAGCCCGCCCCCGCGCACGGCGAGTCCCCGCAGGCCGGCCCCGAGGCGTCGGTCACCCCCGAAACACCCCCCGCGGAGCCGCAGCCGGAGGCAGGACCGGAGCCCGGGCTGGACGACGTGGCGCAGTCCCGGCCGGGGCCCGACCCCAAGACGACGGCCGTGTCGGAGCGGCCCGCCGAGGCGCCCCTCGCTTCTGCCGCCGCCCCCGAGCCCCTGACCTTCCTCGCGGAGGCCGTCCCCGCCCCGCGGCCCGTGCCTTCGGCGCCGGGTGACGCGACCGGCGCGGATCTCGCGGCCGCCGCCCCCCAGGGCCCCCGGCCCGCACCGGAACTGCCGGAGACGGACCAGGCGGTGCACCGGGCGCAGGAAGCCGTGCCCGGCCACGCCGTGCCGGAGCCCGCGCCGCAGCCGTCCCTCGGGCAGTTCGTTCCGGTCGAGGGCGAGGTGCCCACCCCCGCGCACCTCGCCCCGACCCCGCCGCGGCTCCTCGTGCTCCCGCCCGAGGAGCAGCCGGTCGCGGAGCCGGCCCCCGAGACGGCCACGGAAGCGGCCTCCGAGGCCCGTCCCGCCGTCGAGGCCGCCGCCGGCCTGCCCGCCGCCACGGTTCCCGCCCCCCGCGAGACCGCGCCCGGCGAGAGCGGCCCCGCCCCGGCAGCCCAGGACACCCCGGACGCCCGGCGGGAGACCGGCGTCGCCGCGTCCGGAGCCGTCGACCCCGACGTCGTGCAGAGCCCGGAGGACCTGGAGACCAGAGCCGCCGAACAGGACGACGACCCGGCTGCCGACGGAGTGCGGCGGGTGTCGGCGGGTCCCGCCGCGCCCGGGTACGACGACGCCGAACGCGAGGCCGTCCTGAAGGTCATGCGCGAGCGCCGGGACATCCGCAACGGCTTCCGCGACGACCCGATCCCGCACGAGGTGCTGCTGCGGGTCCTGGAGGCCGCCCACACCGCGCCCTCCGTCGGTCACTCGCAGCCCTGGGACTTCGTCGTCATCCGCTCCGCCGACACCCGGCGCGCGATGCACGAACTGGCGGTCCGGCAGCGTGACGCGTACGCGAAGTCACTGCCCAAGGGGCGGGCGAAGCAGTTCAAGGAACTCAAGATCGAGGCCATCCTCGACACCCCGGTGAACATCGTCGTCACCGCCGACCCGACCCGCGGCGGCCGTCACACCCTCGGCCGTCACACCCAGCCGCAGATGGCGCCGTACTCCTCCGCGCTCGCGGTCGAGAACCTCTGGCTCGCCGCCCGTGCCGAGGGCCTCGGCGTCGGCTGGGTCAGCTTCTTCGACGAGCGCGAGATGGTCCGCGCGCTGGGACTGCCGGAACACCTCGAGGTGGTCGCCTACCTCTGCGTCGGCTACGTCGACGAGTTCCCGGACGAGCCGGAGCTGATGCAGGCGGGCTGGGCCAAACGCCGTCCGCTGTCGTGGGTCGTCCACGAGGAGACGTACGGCCGTCGCGCGCTGCCCGGAGAGGACCCGCACGATCTGCTCGCCGAGACCGTCGCCAGCGTCCGCCCGCTGGACGCCAAGGCGCTCGGCGAGGCCTGGGAGCGGCAGAAGCGCATGACGAAGCCGCCGGGCTCGCTCGGCATGCTGGAGATCATCTCCGCGCAGCTGTCCGGTCTGTCCCGGCAGTGTCCGCCGCCGATCCCGGAGCCCGCGGCCGTCGCGATCTTCGCCGGCGACCACGGCGTCCACGCGCAGGGGGTCACCCCGTGGCCACAGGAGGTCACGGCCCAGATGGTCGCCAACTTCCTGGGCGGCGGAGCGGTCTGCAACGCCTTCGCGAGCCAGGTGGGCGCCGAGGTGTGCGTGGTGGACGTGGGCGTCGCCGCCGAACTGCCCGCGACCCCGGGGCTGCTGCCCCGCAAGGTCCGCGCCGGCACGTCCGACATGACCACCGGCCCCGCGATGACCCGCGAGGAGGCCAAGCAGGCCATCGAGGTCGGCATCGAGACGGCCCGCGACCTGGTGGCGGCCGGCAACAAGGCGCTCCTCACGGGCGAGATGGGCATCGCGAACACGACCGCGTCCGCGGCTCTCATCTCGGTGTTCACGGGCGCCGACCCCGCCGAGGTCACCGGCCGCGGCACCGGCATCAACGACGAGACGCTCGCCCGCAAGACCGAGGTCGTGCGCCGCGCCCTGGACTTCCACCAGCCGGACCCGGCCGACCCGATCGGCGTCCTGGCCGCGATCGGCGGCTTCGAGCACGCCGCGATGGTCGGGCTGCTCCTGGGCGGGGCGTCCCTGCGCACGCCGGTCATCCTGGACGGCGTCAGCGCCGGCGCCGCCGCTCTGGTGGCCCGTGCGATCGCCCCCGAGGTCCTCGCGGCCTGCATCGCGGGCCACCGCAGCGCCGAACCCGGTCATGTGGCCGCCCTGAACAAGCTGGGCCTGCGTCCTCTCGTCGACCTCGACCTCCGTCTCGGCGAGGGCACGGGCGCGCTGCTGGCCCTGCCGCTGGTCCAGAGCACGGCCCGGGCGATGCACGAGGTGGCGACGTTCGACTCGGCGGGCGTGACGGAGAAGTAG
- the cobA gene encoding uroporphyrinogen-III C-methyltransferase, with product MAEHPAYPVGLRLAGRRVVVLGGGQVAQRRLPALIAAGAVVELVSPSATPSVEAMADAGEITWSRRRYAQGDLAGAWYALIATSDLEANVLASAEAEEHRIWCVRSDDAEAATAWTPATGHSEGVTVAVLTTDGRGRDPRHTAAIRDAVVEGLRDGTLVAPHHRTRTPGVALVGGGPGDPDLITVRGRRLLAEADVVIADRLGPRDLLAELPPHVEVIDAAKIPYGRYMAQEAINNALIEHAKQGKSVVRLKGGDPYVFGRGMEELQALAEAGIACTVVPGISSSISVPGAAGIPVTHRGVAHEFTVVSGHVAPDDERSLVDWASLAKLTGTLVILMGVDKIGKIAEALVAHGKSPDTPLALVQEGTTAAQRRVDATLATVAETVRVQEVRPPAVVVIGPVVGVGPRTSE from the coding sequence ATGGCCGAACACCCCGCCTACCCCGTAGGTCTCCGCCTCGCCGGCCGCAGGGTCGTCGTCCTCGGCGGCGGCCAGGTCGCCCAGCGCCGGCTGCCCGCCCTGATCGCCGCGGGCGCGGTCGTCGAGCTCGTCTCCCCGAGCGCCACCCCGTCCGTCGAGGCCATGGCCGACGCGGGCGAGATCACCTGGTCCCGGCGCCGGTACGCGCAGGGCGACCTCGCCGGAGCCTGGTACGCCCTGATCGCCACGAGCGACCTCGAGGCGAACGTTCTGGCGTCCGCGGAGGCGGAGGAACACCGCATCTGGTGCGTGCGCTCCGACGACGCCGAGGCCGCGACCGCTTGGACTCCGGCGACCGGCCACAGCGAGGGCGTGACGGTCGCGGTCCTCACCACCGACGGCCGCGGCCGCGACCCCCGGCACACCGCCGCCATCCGCGACGCGGTCGTCGAGGGCCTGCGCGACGGCACCCTCGTCGCCCCCCACCACCGCACCCGGACCCCCGGCGTGGCGCTGGTCGGCGGCGGCCCGGGCGACCCCGACCTGATCACCGTCCGCGGCCGCCGTCTGCTCGCCGAGGCGGACGTCGTGATCGCCGACCGCCTCGGCCCGCGCGACCTCCTGGCCGAGCTCCCGCCGCACGTCGAGGTGATCGACGCGGCGAAGATCCCCTACGGCCGGTACATGGCCCAGGAGGCCATCAACAACGCGCTGATCGAGCACGCCAAGCAGGGCAAGTCCGTCGTCCGTCTCAAGGGCGGCGACCCGTACGTGTTCGGCCGCGGCATGGAGGAGCTCCAGGCCCTCGCCGAGGCCGGCATCGCCTGCACGGTCGTCCCGGGGATCTCGAGTTCCATCTCGGTGCCGGGCGCGGCCGGCATCCCCGTCACCCACCGGGGCGTCGCCCATGAGTTCACGGTGGTCAGCGGCCATGTGGCGCCCGACGACGAGCGCTCGCTGGTCGACTGGGCGTCTCTCGCGAAGCTCACCGGCACCCTGGTGATCCTGATGGGCGTCGACAAGATCGGGAAGATCGCCGAGGCGCTCGTCGCGCACGGCAAGTCGCCCGACACCCCGCTCGCCCTCGTCCAGGAGGGCACGACGGCGGCCCAGCGCCGGGTCGACGCGACGCTCGCCACGGTCGCCGAGACGGTCCGCGTCCAGGAGGTCAGGCCCCCGGCGGTCGTCGTCATCGGCCCGGTCGTCGGCGTCGGGCCGCGGACCTCAGAGTAA
- a CDS encoding RNA methyltransferase: protein MADLITVEDPDDPRLRDYTGLTDVELRRRREPAEGLFIAEGEKVIRRAKDAGYEMRSMLLSAKWIDVMRDVMDELPAPVYAVSPDLAEQVTGYHVHRGALASMQRRPLPTAADLLHTARRVVVMESVNDHTNIGAIFRSAAALGMDAVLLSPDCADPLYRRSVKVSMGAVFSVPYARLDTWPKGLDSVREAGFTLLALTPDEKARSLDEAAPHRMDRVALMLGAEGDGLSTQALVAADEWVRIPMSHGVDSLNVGAAAAVAFYAVATGRPRA, encoded by the coding sequence GTGGCCGATCTCATCACCGTGGAAGATCCCGACGACCCGCGCCTGCGCGACTACACCGGCCTGACCGACGTCGAGCTGCGCCGCAGACGCGAGCCCGCGGAGGGCCTGTTCATCGCCGAGGGCGAGAAGGTCATCCGACGCGCCAAGGACGCCGGGTACGAGATGCGCTCGATGCTGCTCTCGGCCAAGTGGATCGACGTCATGCGCGACGTCATGGACGAGCTCCCGGCGCCGGTCTACGCGGTCAGCCCCGACCTCGCCGAACAGGTCACCGGCTACCACGTCCACCGGGGCGCGCTGGCCTCGATGCAGCGCAGGCCGCTGCCCACGGCGGCCGACCTGCTCCACACCGCGCGGCGGGTGGTCGTGATGGAGTCGGTCAACGACCACACCAACATCGGTGCGATCTTCCGCTCGGCCGCCGCCCTCGGGATGGACGCCGTACTGCTCTCACCGGACTGCGCGGATCCCCTCTACCGGCGCAGCGTGAAGGTGTCGATGGGCGCGGTCTTCTCCGTCCCGTACGCCCGTCTGGACACCTGGCCCAAGGGCCTGGACTCGGTCCGCGAGGCCGGCTTCACCCTGCTCGCCCTCACCCCGGACGAGAAGGCCCGCAGCCTGGACGAGGCCGCCCCGCACCGGATGGACCGGGTGGCCCTCATGCTCGGCGCGGAGGGCGACGGCCTCTCCACCCAGGCGCTCGTCGCCGCCGACGAATGGGTCCGCATCCCGATGTCCCACGGCGTCGACTCGCTCAACGTGGGCGCGGCGGCGGCAGTCGCCTTCTACGCGGTGGCGACGGGCCGGCCTCGCGCTTAG
- a CDS encoding serine/threonine-protein kinase — protein sequence MNMAMMRLRREDPRVVGSFRLHRRLGAGGMGVVYLGSDKKGQRVALKVIRPDLAEDQEFRSRFAREVSAARRIRGGCTARLVAADLDADRPWFATQYVPGPSLHDKVNDEGPLGAAELAAIGAALSEGLVAVHEAGVVHRDLKPSNILLSPKGPRIIDFGIAWATGASTLTHVGTAVGSPGFLAPEQVRGALVTPATDVFSLGATLAYASTSDSPFGQGSSEVMLYRVVHEEPQLHGVPDALAPLVRACLAKDPEERPSTLELSLRLKEIATREAQGMADARPPAPRAAEADRPTGRLADPGHMERTLRHPGGPGTPPPRGGTPSSRGPAPTRGGAPSRGANPARGGGGAASRSGARPAPGTRNTRPGSGSRPGPRSGARRPGPRTTGGRLRPANPRLLRQRLFVFVVVTLFVALGIAVVQGCEGPARGLGGGDGVVRHEQPHLPPAPGAGDTTAG from the coding sequence ATGAACATGGCGATGATGCGCCTGAGGCGCGAGGACCCGCGCGTCGTCGGCTCGTTCCGGCTTCACCGGCGGCTCGGCGCGGGCGGGATGGGCGTCGTCTATCTGGGCTCCGACAAGAAGGGGCAGCGGGTCGCCCTGAAAGTGATCCGGCCCGATCTGGCGGAGGACCAGGAGTTCCGCTCGCGGTTCGCACGCGAGGTGTCGGCCGCCCGGCGGATCAGGGGCGGCTGCACGGCACGGCTCGTCGCGGCGGATCTGGACGCCGACCGGCCGTGGTTCGCCACGCAGTACGTGCCCGGCCCCTCTCTGCACGACAAGGTCAACGACGAGGGACCGCTCGGAGCGGCGGAGCTCGCCGCGATCGGGGCCGCGCTGTCGGAGGGACTCGTCGCCGTCCACGAGGCCGGAGTGGTGCACCGGGACCTGAAGCCCTCCAACATCCTGCTCTCCCCCAAGGGTCCGCGGATCATCGACTTCGGCATCGCGTGGGCGACGGGCGCGTCCACACTCACGCACGTCGGCACGGCGGTCGGCTCCCCCGGCTTCCTCGCGCCGGAGCAGGTGCGCGGGGCGCTGGTCACACCGGCCACCGACGTGTTCTCGCTCGGCGCCACGCTCGCCTACGCCTCGACGTCCGACTCGCCCTTCGGGCAGGGCAGTTCGGAGGTGATGCTGTACCGCGTGGTGCACGAGGAGCCGCAGCTGCACGGCGTCCCGGACGCGCTGGCCCCGTTGGTGCGGGCCTGTCTGGCGAAGGACCCCGAGGAACGACCCAGCACGCTCGAACTCTCCCTGCGGCTGAAGGAGATCGCCACCCGGGAGGCCCAGGGCATGGCGGACGCGCGGCCTCCGGCACCGCGGGCGGCCGAGGCTGACCGGCCCACGGGACGACTGGCCGACCCGGGCCATATGGAGCGCACCCTGCGTCATCCGGGCGGGCCCGGCACTCCCCCGCCGCGCGGCGGGACGCCGTCCTCACGCGGTCCGGCCCCCACGCGCGGCGGTGCGCCGTCGCGCGGCGCGAACCCGGCCCGCGGGGGCGGCGGCGCCGCGTCGCGGTCCGGGGCCCGGCCTGCTCCCGGCACGCGCAACACCCGGCCCGGCAGCGGCAGTCGGCCGGGACCCCGCAGCGGCGCCCGGCGTCCCGGGCCGCGGACGACGGGCGGCAGACTGCGGCCCGCCAACCCGCGTCTACTGCGTCAGCGGCTGTTCGTGTTCGTGGTGGTGACGCTGTTCGTGGCGCTGGGCATCGCCGTCGTCCAGGGGTGCGAGGGACCGGCACGCGGACTCGGCGGAGGCGACGGCGTCGTCCGGCACGAGCAACCGCACCTCCCGCCGGCACCGGGCGCGGGCGATACGACGGCCGGCTGA
- a CDS encoding phosphotransferase family protein, producing MTPHPLLAELTRRAAARAHAAVETCPCGAATLADRPDAVVVRHADTVAKAHGPDTDPAALAPRLAAAAALPDILLPPLTPAPTLLHGRLVTFWPYGAPVDPDDPDAAPWEAAGALLAELHRTPVPAGLPAMRGPAKAARAVALLGAAGAHPALAPVLGAWRTLPAWARAEAPVPGVGALCHGDLHLGQLVRRPAPDGPWRLIDVDDLGVGDPAWDLARPAAWFACGLLPPDEWNRFLTAYRSAAGPAVPAAGDPWPRLDVPARALTVQSAARAVTKAAVAGRPLDEVEQCLVDACARMGSLPAQVAADFAK from the coding sequence GTGACCCCGCACCCCCTGCTCGCCGAGCTCACCCGCCGGGCCGCGGCCCGGGCGCACGCGGCCGTCGAAACCTGCCCCTGCGGGGCGGCCACCCTCGCCGACCGCCCCGACGCCGTCGTCGTCCGGCACGCCGATACCGTCGCCAAGGCGCACGGGCCCGACACCGACCCGGCCGCTCTGGCGCCCCGCCTCGCGGCGGCCGCCGCCCTCCCCGACATCCTCCTGCCGCCGCTCACCCCCGCCCCGACGCTGCTGCACGGACGCCTGGTCACGTTCTGGCCGTACGGCGCCCCCGTGGACCCGGACGATCCCGACGCGGCGCCCTGGGAGGCGGCCGGAGCACTGCTCGCCGAACTGCACCGCACCCCGGTCCCGGCCGGCCTGCCCGCGATGCGCGGTCCCGCGAAGGCCGCCCGGGCCGTGGCGCTGTTGGGCGCCGCCGGAGCGCATCCCGCCCTCGCCCCCGTCCTCGGCGCCTGGCGCACGCTCCCGGCCTGGGCCCGGGCCGAAGCCCCCGTGCCCGGCGTCGGCGCCCTCTGCCACGGCGACCTCCACCTCGGCCAGCTCGTCCGCCGTCCCGCCCCGGACGGCCCGTGGCGGCTGATCGACGTCGACGACCTCGGCGTCGGCGACCCGGCCTGGGATCTCGCCCGTCCCGCCGCCTGGTTCGCCTGCGGACTGCTCCCGCCCGACGAGTGGAACCGCTTCCTCACGGCCTACCGATCCGCGGCCGGTCCCGCCGTGCCGGCTGCCGGCGATCCCTGGCCCCGGCTCGACGTCCCGGCGCGCGCACTCACCGTGCAGAGCGCGGCACGGGCCGTCACCAAGGCGGCTGTGGCCGGCCGTCCGCTCGACGAGGTCGAGCAGTGCCTGGTCGACGCCTGCGCGCGCATGGGTTCCCTCCCCGCGCAGGTGGCGGCGGACTTCGCGAAGTAG